The Bradysia coprophila strain Holo2 chromosome IV, BU_Bcop_v1, whole genome shotgun sequence genome includes a region encoding these proteins:
- the LOC119066141 gene encoding zinc finger protein 718-like, whose protein sequence is MGYNDFLELITRNTSNKLDDYKELCRICLENQPNSVDISENSCSSVKRSEAIRSNYITISKQYLPTSDEYPKFVCPSCEIYLGQLARFAQQIEENAENWEIFLSRRRMEECADIVDGIKIEIGEEKCDNGPVNDTYIADALEMAELPPMKIEEIFAAPLPAIDSIDKPRKKYKRKPKLSFVTTVFERTCQHCDEPTFSSLTRLYSHQKLMHPDIRAYSCDLCGNKFRAKDAVVRHMKERHADNGRKHQCQFCAKLFYTDREVKGHEKCHLNERSYVCDFCGKGFNNKSELNAHLKSKAHNANYAMIKHKKYARNKANNKTVYRCTLCVPATIWSDLEERTKHRDMAHKIFDCGVCKNSFLTIESLNSHKLLHSNKPRPHVCKVCNATFSQASHLTSHMKCRHSDRKAFPCSFCGKTFPENFNLTSHVNLVHKKGERVKCNECEANFSSTKYLRRHMLERHSTTPSRYDCKDCGTKNSSGRMLALHRLKFHTNDNQ, encoded by the exons ATGGGTTACAACGATTTTTTGGAACTGATTACAAGAAACACCAGTAATAAACTGGACGATTATAAAGAACTGTGTCGCATTTGTCTGGAAAATCAACCAAATAGTGTTGACATTAGCGAGAACAGTTGTAGTTCTGTGAAGCGAAGTGAAGCAATCCGGAGCAACTACATCACCATTTCTAAACAATAT TTGCCAACATCGGATGAATACCCGAAATTTGTGTGCCCGTCTTGCGAGATATATTTGGGTCAATTGGCGCGATTCGCTCAACAAATCGAAGAAAATGCCGAGAAttgggaaatatttttgtcccGGAGACGAATGGAAGAATGTGCGGACATAGTAGATGGAATCAAAATCGAAATCGGTGAGGAGAAATGCGACAATGGACCGGTTAACGACACATACATTGCCGATGCATTGGAAATGGCGGAACTGCCTCCaatgaaaattgaggaaaTATTTGCTGCACCCTTGCCAGCAATAGACTCAATAGACAAGCCAAGAAAAAAGTACAAGAGGAAACCAAAGTTGTCATTTGTGACCACTGTATTCGAACGGACTTGTCAACATTGTGATGAACCAACGTTTTCGTCGTTGACACGATTGTACAGTCATCAAAAGCTGATGCACCCTGACATTAGAGCTTACAGCTGCGATCTCTGTGGTAACAAATTCAGGGCAAAGGATGCAGTGGTTAGGCACATGAAAGAGAGACATGCAGACAACGGTCGGAAGCATCAATGTCAATTTTGTGCCAAACTATTTTACACCGATCGAGAGGTGAAAGGACACGAGAAATGTCATCTGAATGAACGATCCTACGTTTGTGATTTTTGTGGTAAAGGATTCAACAATAAATCCGAGTTGAACGCTCATTTAAAGTCGAAGGCTCACAATGCGAATTATGCGATGATAAAACACAAGAAATACGCTCGGAACAAAGCGAACAACAAAACGGTCTACCGCTGTACGCTGTGTGTGCCGGCAACAATTTGGAGTGACTTGGAGGAACGGACCAAACACCGAGATATGGCGCACAAAATATTCGACTGCGGCGTCTGCAAGAATTCATTCTTAACCATAGAATCGCTGAACAGTCACAAGTTGCTGCATTCGAACAAACCGCGACCTCACGTTTGTAAG GTGTGTAACGCTACATTCAGTCAAGCCTCACACTTGACATCACACATGAAATGCAGGCACAGCGATCGGAAAGCATTTCCATGTTCGTTCTGTGGGAAAACGTTTCCCGAAAACTTTAACCTAACGTCGCACGTGAATCTCGTACACAAAAAAGGTGAGCGAGTCAAATGCAACGAATGTGAAGCGAACTTCTCGTCAACCAAATATCTTCGGAGGCACATGCTGGAGAGGCATTCAACGACACCGTCTCGGTATGACTGTAAAGATTGCGGTACGAAAAACAGTTCCGGTCGAATGTTGGCGCTACACCGACTGAAATTTCATACGAACGACAATCAATAA
- the LOC119066142 gene encoding zinc finger protein 2 homolog isoform X1: MSYSDFLELIKRNTSNELGNYQELCRICLENHANGVDISENSCSSIKQREAIQNNYNTITKQYLPTSDEYPKLVCLTCETRLNQLALFAQQIEKNAENWEIFLASGRTSTDVADTLKDCGDDCKPVVESETIEIKIEFCEGKCDIELDTDANIYDALDVPPVKIEEINTESFNDVPKAAKRKRKKTRTLSYANSSTEFERTCKHCDAPTFSSLARMYSHQKQMHPGIKIYSCDHCGATFISKNAVISHMNERHASCGRKHQCQFCAKLFYSDREVRGHEKLHLNARSYVCNLCGKGFNQKTRLNVHLRSKAHNANYKTIKHKKYPRKKQVYKKTYRCEQCVPATVHPNADELANHRNLVHKVYECNVCKNSFLTENTLNSHKLLHSTKPRPHVCSECNATFNQSSHLSSHFKRKHTAEKSFECALCDNKAFFENFELNSHMNLVHRKQERAKCNECGSDFASNKYLQKHIRLRHSTKASPFDCNDCGKKNESLGKLELHRLKCHKADNEKCEISAESTLPDGRE, encoded by the exons ATGAGTTACTCCGATTTTTTGGAACTGATAAAGCGAAATACCAGCAATGAACTCGGCAATTATCAAGAACTGTGTCGTATTTGTCTTGAAAATCATGCCAATGGGGTTGACATTAGCGAGAATAGCTGTAGCTCGATAAAGCAAAGAGAGGCCATCCAAAACAACTACAACACCATCACTAAACAATAT TTGCCAACATCAGACGAATACCCGAAACTTGTGTGCTTGACGTGCGAGACAAGATTGAATCAATTGGCGCTTTTTGCTCagcaaatcgaaaaaaatgctGAGAAttgggaaatatttttggcaagCGGACGAACGAGCACCGACGTAGCAGATACATTGAAAGATTGCGGTGATGACTGCAAACCAGTCGTAGAGAGTGAGACTatcgaaatcaaaattgaattctgtGAAGGGAAATGCGACATTGAGCTTGATACAGACGCGAATATTTACGATGCATTGGACGTGCCTCCCGTGAAAATTGAGGAGATAAACACCGAATCCTTCAATGACGTGCCAAAAGCAGCCAAACGTAAGCGAAAGAAAACGCGGACACTGTCTTACGCGAATTCGAGTACCGAATTCGAAAGGACATGCAAACATTGTGATGCGCCAACGTTTTCCTCGTTGGCACGAATGTACAGTCATCAAAAACAGATGCACCCGGGCATCAAAATTTACAGCTGTGATCATTGTGGTGCCACATTTATCAGCAAAAATGCAGTGATTTCGCATATGAACGAAAGACACGCGAGCTGTGGCAGAAAGCATCAGTGTCAATTTTGTGCCAAGCTCTTTTACTCTGACCGCGAGGTGAGAGGACACGAGAAACTGCATTTGAATGCCAGGTCTTATGTTTGCAATTTGTGTGGAAAAGGATTCAACCAGAAAACACGTCTGAACGTTCATTTACGGTCTAAGGCTCACAATGCCAATTATAAGACGATAAAACACAAGAAATATCCGCGGAAGAAACAGGTTTACAAAAAAACCTACCGATGTGAACAATGTGTGCCAGCCACTGTGCACCCGAACGCGGATGAATTAGCCAATCATCGTAATTTGGTGCACAAAGTATACGAGTGTAACGTAtgcaaaaattcgtttttaaccGAAAACACGCTGAACAGTCACAAGCTTCTACATTCCACCAAGCCGAGACCTCACGTCTGTTCG GAGTGCAACGCTACATTCAATCAATCCTCCCACTTATCGTCACACTTCAAACGCAAACACACGGCCGAAAAGTCCTTCGAATGTGCACTTTGTGATAATAAAgcgtttttcgaaaattttgagcTCAATTCGCATATGAATCTCGTGCACCGAAAACAGGAACGAGCCAAATGCAACGAATGTGGTTCGGATTTCGCATCGAACAAATATCTTCAGAAGCATATTCGGCTTCGGCACTCAACGAAAGCGTCTCCGTTCGATTGTAATGATTGCGGCAAGAAGAACGAGTCTCTGGGAAAATTGGAGCTACATCGACTGAAATGTCATAAGGCGgacaatgaaaaatgtgaaatttctgcagaaagtactctgCCAGATGGAAGGgagtaa
- the LOC119066142 gene encoding zinc finger protein 25-like isoform X3 — MSYSDFLELIKRNTSNELGNYQELCRICLENHANGVDISENSCSSIKQREAIQNNYNTITKQYLSLSDELPKFVCWGCETNLSRLALFAQQIEQNATNWEIFLQNGSDIKDYDSELNQIDQINEIEEIKIEYCDDEIYENGPDTEPNISDALQNSKVEETVGTVKEASTDATIQRRKIDYSEPRPLFVSLSTDYERTCKLCDEPTFSSLARFYKHQRQNHPDEKSFICGICNSGFNNKSRLVTHMKDRHAKWGKKHQCQFCAKLFFTDREVKGHEKLHLNARSYVCNLCGKGFNQKTILNIHMKSKAHNANYKTFYKKKKKTYRAYNNNSKKSFRCQLCVPSSVFATPEERTAHRNAMHRKYECNICKNSFMAQESLDCHKLLHSDKPRPFVCTVCDATFNQSSHLASHFKRKHTDEKTFHCSHCDRSFFESCELNAHVKLVHRKQDRVKCSQCSCDFATEKYLQKHVLQKHTTEASPYDCKICGKRNENGVRLDQHRLKYHRFVD; from the exons ATGAGTTACTCCGATTTTTTGGAACTGATAAAGCGAAATACCAGCAATGAACTCGGCAATTATCAAGAACTGTGTCGTATTTGTCTTGAAAATCATGCCAATGGGGTTGACATTAGCGAGAATAGCTGTAGCTCGATAAAGCAAAGAGAGGCCATCCAAAACAACTACAACACCATCACTAAACAATAT CTGTCTTTATCGGATGAACTTCCGAAATTCGTGTGCTGGGGGTGCGAGACAAATTTGAGTAGATTAGCTCTCTTCGCTCAAcaaatcgaacaaaacgccACAAAttgggaaatatttttgcaaaatgGTAGCGACATCAAAGACTACGACAGTGAACTCAATCAGATCGATCAGATAAACGAAAtcgaagaaatcaaaattgagtACTGCGATGATGAGATCTACGAAAATGGTCCTGATACAGAGCCAAACATATCCGATGCATTACAAAATTCGAAGGTGGAAGAAACCGTTGGCACAGTCAAAGAAGCTAGTACAGACGCAACGATCCAACGGAGGAAAATTGACTATTCCGAACCGCGTCCGTTGTTCGTGAGTCTTAGCACAGACTATGAACGAACGTGCAAACTGTGCGACGAGCCAACGTTTTCTTCGTTGGCACGTTTCTATAAACATCAACGTCAGAACCATCCCGACGAGAAGAGTTTCATTTGTGGTATTTGCAATTCTGGGTTCAATAACAAGAGTCGCTTGGTCACTCACATGAAAGACAGACATGCGAAATGGGGCAAAAAGCACCAATGTCAATTTTGTGCCAAACTCTTTTTCACCGATCGAGAAGTGAAAGGACACGAGAAGTTGCACCTGAACGCACGATCGTACGTTTGTAATTTGTGTGGCAAAGGATTCAACCAGAAGACAATTCTGAACATTCACatgaaatcgaaagctcataACGCAAATTACAAAACTTTCtacaagaagaagaagaagacgtaCAGAGCGTACAACAATAATTCGAAAAAGTCTTTCCGATGTCAGCTATGTGTACCGTCGTCTGTATTTGCAACACCCGAAGAACGAACAGCTCATAGAAATGCGATGCATAGAAAATACGAGTGCaacatttgcaaaaattcattcatgGCACAGGAATCGCTTGACTGTCACAAGTTACTGCATTCGGACAAGCCTAGACCATTTGTGTGTACG GTTTGTGATGCTACGTTCAACCAATCGTCTCACTTGGCGTCGCACTTCAAGCGCAAACACACGGACGAGAAAACATTTCACTGTTCACATTGCGACAGAAGTTTCTTCGAAAGCTGTGAACTGAACGCTCATGTCAAACTGGTGCATAGAAAGCAGGATCGCGTCAAGTGTAGCCAATGTAGCTGCGACTTTGCAACGGAGAAATATCTACAGAAGCACGTTTTACAGAAGCACACGACTGAGGCTTCGCCGTATGATTGTAAGATTTGTGgcaaacgaaatgaaaatggtgTAAGACTGGATCAACATCGACTGAAATATCACAGATTCGTTGACTGA
- the LOC119066142 gene encoding zinc finger protein 25-like isoform X2 gives MSYTEFLSLITRNTHNKLDEYKKLCRFCLEIQPNGIDITNYNYIFKGRRDAILENYSSVTKQYLSLSDELPKFVCWGCETNLSRLALFAQQIEQNATNWEIFLQNGSDIKDYDSELNQIDQINEIEEIKIEYCDDEIYENGPDTEPNISDALQNSKVEETVGTVKEASTDATIQRRKIDYSEPRPLFVSLSTDYERTCKLCDEPTFSSLARFYKHQRQNHPDEKSFICGICNSGFNNKSRLVTHMKDRHAKWGKKHQCQFCAKLFFTDREVKGHEKLHLNARSYVCNLCGKGFNQKTILNIHMKSKAHNANYKTFYKKKKKTYRAYNNNSKKSFRCQLCVPSSVFATPEERTAHRNAMHRKYECNICKNSFMAQESLDCHKLLHSDKPRPFVCTVCDATFNQSSHLASHFKRKHTDEKTFHCSHCDRSFFESCELNAHVKLVHRKQDRVKCSQCSCDFATEKYLQKHVLQKHTTEASPYDCKICGKRNENGVRLDQHRLKYHRFVD, from the exons ATGAGTTACACTGAGTTTTTGAGTCTTATAACGCGAAATACCCATAACAAACTGGATGAATACAAGAAGCTTTGTCGCTTTTGTCTGGAAATTCAACCGAATGGAATTGACATTACCAAttacaattacattttcaaggGGCGCAGAGACGCTATCCTGGAGAACTATAGTAGTGTCACTAAACAATAT CTGTCTTTATCGGATGAACTTCCGAAATTCGTGTGCTGGGGGTGCGAGACAAATTTGAGTAGATTAGCTCTCTTCGCTCAAcaaatcgaacaaaacgccACAAAttgggaaatatttttgcaaaatgGTAGCGACATCAAAGACTACGACAGTGAACTCAATCAGATCGATCAGATAAACGAAAtcgaagaaatcaaaattgagtACTGCGATGATGAGATCTACGAAAATGGTCCTGATACAGAGCCAAACATATCCGATGCATTACAAAATTCGAAGGTGGAAGAAACCGTTGGCACAGTCAAAGAAGCTAGTACAGACGCAACGATCCAACGGAGGAAAATTGACTATTCCGAACCGCGTCCGTTGTTCGTGAGTCTTAGCACAGACTATGAACGAACGTGCAAACTGTGCGACGAGCCAACGTTTTCTTCGTTGGCACGTTTCTATAAACATCAACGTCAGAACCATCCCGACGAGAAGAGTTTCATTTGTGGTATTTGCAATTCTGGGTTCAATAACAAGAGTCGCTTGGTCACTCACATGAAAGACAGACATGCGAAATGGGGCAAAAAGCACCAATGTCAATTTTGTGCCAAACTCTTTTTCACCGATCGAGAAGTGAAAGGACACGAGAAGTTGCACCTGAACGCACGATCGTACGTTTGTAATTTGTGTGGCAAAGGATTCAACCAGAAGACAATTCTGAACATTCACatgaaatcgaaagctcataACGCAAATTACAAAACTTTCtacaagaagaagaagaagacgtaCAGAGCGTACAACAATAATTCGAAAAAGTCTTTCCGATGTCAGCTATGTGTACCGTCGTCTGTATTTGCAACACCCGAAGAACGAACAGCTCATAGAAATGCGATGCATAGAAAATACGAGTGCaacatttgcaaaaattcattcatgGCACAGGAATCGCTTGACTGTCACAAGTTACTGCATTCGGACAAGCCTAGACCATTTGTGTGTACG GTTTGTGATGCTACGTTCAACCAATCGTCTCACTTGGCGTCGCACTTCAAGCGCAAACACACGGACGAGAAAACATTTCACTGTTCACATTGCGACAGAAGTTTCTTCGAAAGCTGTGAACTGAACGCTCATGTCAAACTGGTGCATAGAAAGCAGGATCGCGTCAAGTGTAGCCAATGTAGCTGCGACTTTGCAACGGAGAAATATCTACAGAAGCACGTTTTACAGAAGCACACGACTGAGGCTTCGCCGTATGATTGTAAGATTTGTGgcaaacgaaatgaaaatggtgTAAGACTGGATCAACATCGACTGAAATATCACAGATTCGTTGACTGA